Below is a window of Desulfuromonas thiophila DNA.
CACGCCTGGGCCTTGCTGCTGGCATCCCACAGTCAGCAACAGATTGAACTGCCCCTGGCCCAAGAGGCCTGTCGTGAGCTGGTGCTGCGCTATCTGGAGGATCTGGCCAGCCTGCGCACCCTGATTCTGAGTGAAAGCCACGCCGGCCTGACCCCCGCCCGGCTGGCCCGCCGTTTTGCCACCCGCCTGTGGCGCCAACTGGCCCTGCCACCCTGGGACAGGATACGGCTCTGCGCCCGCCAGTACGGCCGGTCCCTGCCAGCCTGAGCAGGAGAACTTGCAGGCGGCCCTGATCCTGCTAGACTGCCCAGATGCTAACAGGCGCGTACCGCGCCCTCTTTTGCCCAATGGAGGTGCCTGACATGTTCGAGATTCTGGAAAAAACCCTGCTGACCGCCCTGGGAGCCGCCAGTCTGACCCAAAAAAAAACCGAGGAACTGGCCTGCGAGCTGCGCCAACGCTTCAACCTGAGTGAGGAGGAAGGCAAGAAACTGGTTACCAGCGTGCAGGAGGCGGTAAAGCAACGCCAGCAGGATCTGCAGGACGCCGCCCGAGACGAGGTTCGCCAGGCCGCCGAACGGCTGGGCCTGGTTCCCCGCAGTGAACTCGAAGCCCTCGAACAGCGCGTCCGCCAGTTGGAAGAGCGGTTGGGCCAGAACTGAAGCCGGCGACCGGATGCTGCCATTCCTGCACCTTGACCGCAACCTGCGTTCCCTGCGCCGCTATCGCGAAATCCTCGCGGTCCTGGTGACCTATGGTTTTGACCATCTGGTCGAACAGCTCAATATCGATTATTACCTGGAGCGGGCGCGACGATTGATCCGTCGCCAACGCCAGCAGCTTTCCGCCCTGGAGCGTCTGCCGGCCGAACAACGGCTGCGCATGGCACTGGAGGAACTCGGGCCGACCTTTATCAAATTCGGCCAGTTGCTATCTACCCGCCCCGACCTGCTGCCGGCCAGCTATATCCGCGAACTCAACCGCCTGC
It encodes the following:
- a CDS encoding phasin family protein; this translates as MFEILEKTLLTALGAASLTQKKTEELACELRQRFNLSEEEGKKLVTSVQEAVKQRQQDLQDAARDEVRQAAERLGLVPRSELEALEQRVRQLEERLGQN